In one window of Pseudorasbora parva isolate DD20220531a chromosome 7, ASM2467924v1, whole genome shotgun sequence DNA:
- the si:ch211-198c19.1 gene encoding uncharacterized protein si:ch211-198c19.1, with the protein MIKHFILLLAILVLAIITLNTEEELKETGFGNPPPRHGLALLKWYVKNCIDNNMVALCNPVAGEFGFHVFHNSGSLLPPLKDKRTYTYFTIGNLHYRHSEDLPYEVRKYYDPHNKVSNMDRVIVKLNMNKNKIEEIYISEHYNPLRTFQLAPSLIEDLRRHQNSMQKLFPIISQNVFT; encoded by the coding sequence ATGATAAAACATTTCATCCTTTTGCTTGCCATCTTGGTCCTCGCCATTATAACATTAAACACTGAGGAGGAGCTGAAGGAGACTGGGTTTGGAAATCCACCACCCCGACATGGACTTGCTCTACTTAAGTGGTATGTGAAAAATTGCATTGACAATAACATGGTGGCTCTCTGTAATCCCGTGGCTGGAGAGTTTGGGTTCCATGTGTTTCATAACAGCGGGTCCCTGCTCCCTCCACTGAAGGACAAACGGACATATACGTACTTCACCATAGGAAACCTTCACTACCGGCACTCTGAGGATCTTCCCTATGAAGTGAGGAAATACTATGATCCACATAATAAAGTGAGCAACATGGACAGAGTCATTGTGAAACTCAACATGAACAAGAACAAAATCGAGGAGATCTACATATCAGAGCATTATAATCCTCTCAGAACTTTTCAACTAGCTCCATCTCTCATCGAGGACTTACGTCGGCATCAGAACTCAATGCAGAAGCTTTTCCCAATAATCTCTCAAAACGTATTTACCTGA